In one window of Candidatus Scalindua sp. DNA:
- a CDS encoding MoaD/ThiS family protein: MAVKVRIPTPLRSLTNGSDEVSVEGNTIKEVVDNLESSYRGIKERICDENGQIRKFINFYVNEEDIRFLNNQETPVKDGDQISIVPAIAGGTALC, from the coding sequence ATGGCCGTAAAAGTAAGAATTCCAACTCCTTTAAGGTCTTTAACCAATGGCTCCGATGAAGTTTCTGTAGAGGGAAATACCATTAAAGAGGTAGTGGATAATCTTGAATCAAGCTATCGAGGAATTAAAGAAAGAATTTGCGATGAGAACGGTCAAATCAGAAAATTCATTAACTTCTATGTCAATGAAGAGGACATCAGGTTCCTGAACAACCAGGAAACACCGGTTAAGGACGGCGACCAGATATCGATAGTACCTGCCATAGCAGGAGGCACTGCTTTGTGCTGA
- a CDS encoding NAD(P)H-hydrate epimerase, whose product MPEKRKALKRDEIREIDRKAIEEYGIPGIILMENAGRNVAEEIMKMLDEPNMAKVTIFCGKGNNGGDGFVTARHLYNKNVNISVYLTTNIAHALSDGDAGKNLMILLNMKIEVKELRNLHDIEGAEKELQRSTVIVDAIFGTGLRGEVREPIRTLIRKINATNIPVVSVDIPSGLDCDEGTELGAAVKAAKTVTFVAPKTGFFHEGGLECTGELIVTDICVPRELTTFFQ is encoded by the coding sequence ATGCCTGAAAAGCGAAAGGCTCTGAAACGGGATGAAATAAGAGAGATTGATCGAAAAGCTATCGAAGAATACGGTATCCCGGGCATAATCTTAATGGAAAACGCCGGCAGAAACGTAGCCGAAGAAATTATGAAGATGTTGGATGAGCCGAACATGGCCAAGGTAACAATTTTTTGCGGAAAAGGTAATAATGGCGGGGATGGATTTGTAACAGCTCGACATCTTTATAACAAGAATGTAAACATTTCCGTATATCTAACCACCAATATTGCTCATGCTTTATCAGATGGTGATGCCGGGAAAAACCTGATGATTTTACTGAATATGAAGATCGAGGTAAAAGAGTTACGAAACCTCCATGATATTGAAGGTGCAGAAAAAGAACTTCAAAGGAGTACCGTTATCGTCGATGCAATCTTTGGTACCGGCTTACGGGGCGAAGTTAGGGAACCGATCAGAACACTTATCAGGAAAATAAATGCCACAAATATACCGGTGGTATCTGTCGACATACCCTCGGGGCTGGATTGCGATGAAGGAACTGAGTTAGGCGCTGCCGTCAAAGCTGCAAAGACTGTTACTTTTGTCGCGCCAAAAACGGGTTTTTTTCATGAGGGCGGATTGGAATGTACGGGTGAATTAATCGTAACAGACATATGCGTACCAAGAGAACTGACTACATTTTTTCAATAA
- a CDS encoding response regulator: MDKTIMIVEDELHFQDLYKAILENTDYEIICAYDGNEALEKLDEKRPDLIILDILLNMITGDTLFFYLKSMPGYADIPIIIATSASKSTFRNLIEMDPDLVFLEKTLVWENLIEEIRNKIG, encoded by the coding sequence ATGGATAAAACGATAATGATTGTTGAAGATGAACTGCACTTCCAGGATCTCTATAAAGCGATATTGGAAAATACAGATTATGAGATCATCTGTGCGTATGATGGGAATGAGGCATTGGAGAAATTGGATGAAAAGAGACCTGATTTGATTATTCTTGATATACTCTTAAATATGATAACGGGTGATACACTCTTTTTCTATTTAAAGAGTATGCCTGGATATGCTGATATACCGATTATAATTGCTACAAGCGCCTCAAAGAGTACCTTTAGAAATTTGATTGAGATGGATCCAGATCTCGTATTTCTTGAAAAAACTCTGGTTTGGGAAAATCTGATTGAAGAGATTCGGAACAAGATTGGATAG
- a CDS encoding PAS domain-containing protein: MVIKSKLLFWLLLPNIIITISVSAAWFFTNQKTIRQNINNQIAISDVQLREEAPASLEGEKSSADNFQSEANISGFFASPVYLRNFLILMGIIGGTSAVVMINISQRISNSLKIITEGTKKIASGDFGYPISTDTFESEVRVLGESFNLMMNKLREAEDKNRELFLQVKRGRDEWQETFDSIKDVITIIDKDFRIIRANKAFFKEYNIDKTRLKEKKCFEVFYGVDAPSENCPLMQCFENLKTVYEEMVDTEMDEIFLVTVFPLFDEEGEIYGAVHQKKDITFQKKLLKELMKKANKLDEANRELERLTRIVSELR, translated from the coding sequence ATGGTTATCAAAAGCAAACTGTTATTCTGGTTGTTGCTTCCTAATATAATAATAACAATTTCTGTGTCGGCAGCTTGGTTTTTTACTAACCAGAAAACGATAAGGCAAAACATCAATAACCAGATTGCAATATCTGATGTTCAGTTACGCGAAGAAGCGCCTGCATCCCTGGAGGGAGAAAAGAGTTCTGCTGATAATTTTCAATCTGAAGCAAATATTTCTGGATTCTTTGCTTCACCTGTTTACCTGCGAAACTTCTTGATATTGATGGGAATTATAGGGGGTACTTCTGCTGTAGTGATGATCAATATTTCTCAAAGGATTAGCAACTCTCTGAAAATAATTACAGAAGGGACAAAAAAAATAGCAAGTGGAGACTTTGGGTATCCAATTTCAACAGATACATTTGAGAGTGAAGTCAGGGTGCTTGGTGAATCGTTTAATTTGATGATGAACAAGCTGAGAGAGGCAGAAGATAAAAACAGAGAGCTTTTTTTGCAGGTGAAGAGAGGGAGAGACGAGTGGCAGGAGACCTTTGATTCAATAAAGGATGTTATAACAATTATTGACAAGGATTTCAGGATAATCAGGGCAAATAAGGCATTTTTTAAAGAGTATAATATTGATAAAACACGGTTAAAAGAAAAAAAATGTTTTGAAGTTTTTTATGGAGTTGATGCACCGTCGGAGAATTGTCCCCTCATGCAATGTTTTGAAAACCTGAAAACTGTGTACGAAGAGATGGTCGATACAGAGATGGATGAGATATTTCTTGTTACGGTCTTTCCTCTTTTTGATGAAGAAGGGGAAATTTATGGTGCTGTGCATCAAAAAAAGGATATAACTTTTCAAAAAAAACTGCTTAAAGAACTTATGAAGAAGGCAAATAAATTAGATGAGGCAAATAGGGAACTGGAAAGGTTGACCCGTATTGTTTCTGAGCTGAGATAG
- a CDS encoding TonB-dependent receptor plug domain-containing protein — MIKVLPAQIPDIALRAMLRSSDRMIVFIFYAVILSNVISAFSQELSVSPQDKPGSAVDEEIRWLQAEAFDLDVILASRKSEKLFKTAAAIYVITQEDIRNSSATNIPELLRMVPGINVARIDANKWGVTSRGFNNRFANKLLVQIDGRIVYTLLEFSGTNADRTQSTEV; from the coding sequence ATGATAAAAGTCCTGCCGGCACAAATACCTGACATAGCGTTAAGGGCAATGCTGCGTTCCAGCGATAGGATGATAGTTTTTATCTTTTACGCAGTTATTCTATCCAATGTAATCTCCGCATTTTCACAAGAGCTTTCAGTATCACCACAAGATAAGCCAGGATCAGCGGTTGATGAAGAGATCAGGTGGTTGCAGGCGGAAGCATTTGATTTGGATGTTATCCTGGCTTCCAGAAAGTCAGAAAAGCTTTTTAAAACGGCAGCTGCTATTTACGTAATTACCCAGGAAGATATACGTAACTCATCAGCCACAAATATTCCTGAGTTACTGAGGATGGTACCTGGAATTAATGTTGCACGAATAGATGCTAATAAATGGGGAGTAACTTCACGTGGGTTTAACAACAGGTTTGCAAACAAGCTTCTTGTACAAATAGACGGGCGGATTGTTTATACACTCCTTGAATTTAGTGGAACAAATGCCGACCGTACACAGTCAACAGAGGTTTGA
- a CDS encoding HAMP domain-containing histidine kinase produces MTKRIHIKRGIRWKLLSTMIGLVVGLLILITIVQTLAQKRILEGELENRISLMKENIRERGKTISDHLARLTENGIASYNFSNITMVLNKSVADEKDLIYAILSNFSGRAYVHTLKPEFEHEILSGSEDLFAVSQTKAIINEYKKGKDSFMEFIVPLNASTNQWGVLRIGFSLDKLHDEIAQSRRDILQQSRYMIFRSILMSFIFLLFGIAVVFMISNRLSRPLIKLAESAGRLAKGEFTVTENIKVTTEDEIGMLGKAFIEMSRKLKVSHDMLEESNRALEQKVEERTHRLEEANKALKEQDMIKTEFLSTVSHEIRTPLALVLGFAKIINRRLEGVIFPHVTVEDEKVEKTKKQVRENINIIISEGNRLTDLINELLDISKIESGEVEWKMEPVSVAEIIERAAMVTGSFFVGNRIKFIVDIEEKLPKIVGDKDRLVQVVINLISNAVKFTEAGTITCRARKRINEILVSIVDTGVGIDLVDQNKIFDKFKQGKIMLKKKSKGTGLGLSICKKLIEHHGGRIWVESRLGKGSTFSFNLPCCTGSGEL; encoded by the coding sequence ATGACAAAACGCATCCATATAAAAAGAGGCATTCGCTGGAAACTTCTTTCTACCATGATAGGTTTGGTTGTGGGATTGCTTATTCTCATTACCATTGTTCAGACTTTGGCACAGAAGAGGATTTTAGAGGGAGAACTGGAGAACCGTATCTCTTTGATGAAAGAGAACATCCGTGAAAGAGGCAAGACCATATCTGATCACCTGGCACGATTGACTGAAAATGGGATTGCCTCTTACAATTTTTCGAATATAACAATGGTATTAAATAAGTCTGTAGCAGACGAGAAAGATTTAATATACGCCATATTGTCGAATTTCTCCGGAAGGGCTTATGTTCACACCTTAAAACCGGAGTTCGAGCATGAGATATTATCAGGTTCAGAGGATCTATTTGCTGTCAGCCAAACGAAAGCAATTATTAATGAGTATAAAAAGGGGAAAGATTCCTTTATGGAGTTTATTGTACCTCTTAACGCGAGTACAAACCAGTGGGGAGTGCTCAGGATTGGTTTTTCACTGGATAAGCTTCATGATGAAATTGCTCAGTCGAGGAGGGATATTTTACAACAGTCGAGATATATGATTTTTCGATCAATTCTGATGTCTTTTATTTTCCTTCTTTTCGGTATTGCAGTAGTATTTATGATATCCAACAGATTGTCCAGACCTTTAATTAAATTGGCTGAATCGGCGGGGAGGTTGGCAAAAGGAGAATTCACTGTTACCGAGAACATCAAAGTGACAACTGAAGATGAGATCGGAATGCTCGGCAAGGCTTTTATAGAAATGTCCAGAAAATTAAAAGTATCTCACGATATGCTGGAAGAATCTAACCGGGCCTTGGAACAAAAAGTAGAAGAAAGAACCCACAGATTGGAAGAGGCAAATAAGGCTCTTAAAGAGCAGGATATGATAAAAACAGAGTTTTTATCAACCGTGTCACATGAAATTCGGACGCCGCTTGCTTTGGTATTGGGGTTTGCAAAGATTATAAACAGGAGACTTGAAGGTGTAATTTTCCCCCACGTTACGGTTGAAGATGAAAAGGTGGAGAAAACAAAAAAACAAGTAAGAGAGAATATAAACATAATTATATCGGAAGGGAACAGGCTGACGGATCTCATTAATGAACTCCTTGACATATCAAAAATCGAATCAGGAGAGGTTGAATGGAAGATGGAGCCCGTTTCCGTTGCAGAGATTATTGAACGTGCAGCAATGGTAACAGGCAGCTTCTTTGTGGGAAACAGGATTAAGTTTATCGTGGATATAGAAGAAAAGCTGCCAAAAATTGTGGGGGATAAGGATAGGCTGGTACAGGTCGTCATTAACTTGATATCCAATGCGGTGAAGTTTACGGAAGCCGGCACTATAACCTGCAGAGCAAGAAAGAGAATTAATGAGATTCTGGTAAGTATTGTGGATACAGGAGTAGGAATTGATCTTGTTGACCAGAATAAGATATTCGATAAGTTTAAGCAGGGAAAGATCATGTTAAAGAAAAAATCGAAGGGAACAGGTCTTGGTCTTTCAATTTGCAAGAAGTTAATAGAGCATCACGGGGGGAGAATATGGGTAGAAAGCCGATTAGGCAAAGGGAGTACATTTTCGTTTAATTTGCCCTGTTGTACAGGATCTGGAGAGTTGTGA
- a CDS encoding response regulator has product MEKILIVDDEPGMRMLLEQTLEDIEEKGVELLTACNGEEAIGHIKSERPSLVFLDVMMPGMDGFEVCDRVKNEFGMKNIYILMLTAKGQDVDKKKGKEVGVDFYMTKPFDPDDIVKKALQVLGLGK; this is encoded by the coding sequence ATGGAAAAAATATTAATAGTGGACGATGAGCCCGGTATGAGGATGTTGCTTGAACAGACTCTCGAAGATATTGAGGAGAAAGGAGTAGAATTGCTTACAGCATGCAATGGGGAAGAAGCAATCGGGCATATAAAATCAGAAAGGCCATCACTCGTCTTCCTTGATGTTATGATGCCTGGAATGGATGGTTTTGAAGTGTGTGACAGGGTAAAAAATGAATTTGGTATGAAAAATATTTATATATTGATGCTTACGGCAAAGGGACAGGATGTTGACAAAAAGAAGGGAAAAGAGGTTGGTGTTGATTTTTATATGACAAAACCCTTTGATCCTGACGATATTGTTAAAAAAGCTCTTCAGGTTCTTGGTTTGGGGAAATAG
- the serA gene encoding phosphoglycerate dehydrogenase, translating to MKVLITDNVPEICKTILENSGIQTTIKNNLTPEELCEEIGEYDGLIIRSSTKVTSEVLERATKLRAICRAGVGIDNVDVPAATKRGIIVMNTPGGNTTSTAEHTITMLLSLSRNIPQACKSVREGEWERKKFIGIQVSGKILGIVGLGRIGKEVAKRAAALEMKVIGYDPFIPIGPASKLNLQQVKDLDELIGQSDYISLHIPLRKDTKNIISAREFELMKHGVRIINCARGGILSEDALFDALQSGKVAGAALDVFEQEPPGKNRLLKLENVLPTPHLGALTEEAQLAVAKDAAEQMANALLGKNILNAVNLPAQGQKDFEKLKPYMTLTEKMGALLIQLVNERLLSIEIQFSGEISKNNIHPITDSLLAGLLEHVLEEKVNLINARILADERGIKINEIISSAVEDYTNLITAKIITEHGEQSVTGTVFKNEEPRIETINGFRVDMNPEGYVLVLLGQDKPGLIGEIGQVLGDQAINIGHMTFGRKTDNSNALVVLNVDGMVSLDTIASLENLECINSAYMLKF from the coding sequence ATGAAAGTATTAATAACAGATAACGTTCCTGAAATATGTAAAACCATTTTGGAAAACTCGGGTATCCAGACAACCATCAAGAATAATCTCACACCGGAAGAATTATGTGAAGAAATAGGAGAATACGATGGATTAATTATTCGCAGTAGTACCAAAGTCACATCTGAAGTGCTGGAAAGAGCAACAAAACTTCGCGCAATCTGCAGGGCGGGCGTTGGTATTGACAACGTTGATGTCCCTGCTGCTACAAAAAGAGGAATTATCGTCATGAATACCCCCGGGGGCAATACTACATCAACAGCCGAACACACAATTACCATGCTGCTGTCCTTATCAAGAAACATACCTCAGGCGTGCAAATCTGTCCGTGAGGGAGAATGGGAACGCAAGAAGTTTATCGGAATTCAGGTCTCAGGAAAAATTCTCGGGATCGTCGGGCTTGGAAGAATTGGAAAAGAAGTTGCAAAACGAGCTGCAGCATTAGAGATGAAGGTAATTGGATATGACCCATTTATTCCCATTGGTCCAGCTTCAAAACTCAACTTACAACAGGTAAAGGATCTAGATGAGCTGATTGGGCAGTCAGATTATATATCACTGCACATCCCCTTAAGAAAGGACACCAAAAATATTATTTCTGCCCGCGAATTTGAACTCATGAAACACGGTGTGAGAATAATAAATTGTGCTCGTGGAGGGATATTATCAGAAGATGCGCTTTTTGATGCACTCCAAAGCGGTAAAGTGGCCGGAGCCGCTTTAGACGTATTTGAACAAGAGCCACCGGGAAAAAACAGGCTCTTAAAGCTGGAAAATGTCCTTCCGACTCCGCATCTCGGCGCTTTAACGGAAGAGGCCCAGCTCGCAGTAGCAAAAGATGCTGCAGAACAGATGGCAAACGCATTACTAGGAAAAAACATACTAAACGCAGTCAACTTACCCGCACAGGGTCAAAAAGATTTTGAGAAGCTAAAGCCCTATATGACATTAACAGAAAAAATGGGCGCTCTTTTAATCCAGCTGGTAAACGAGAGACTTTTATCTATTGAGATTCAATTTAGTGGTGAAATTTCTAAAAACAATATCCATCCGATAACGGACAGCCTGCTTGCAGGTTTATTGGAACATGTTTTGGAAGAGAAGGTTAACCTTATTAACGCCCGTATCCTGGCTGACGAAAGAGGCATTAAGATAAACGAGATAATCAGCAGCGCCGTAGAAGACTATACAAACCTTATTACAGCCAAAATCATCACTGAACACGGAGAACAATCAGTTACAGGTACGGTATTCAAAAATGAAGAACCCAGGATAGAAACAATAAATGGGTTTCGAGTTGACATGAATCCTGAAGGCTATGTCTTAGTCTTGTTAGGCCAGGACAAACCAGGATTGATTGGAGAAATAGGGCAGGTATTAGGTGACCAGGCTATCAACATCGGGCACATGACTTTTGGAAGAAAAACAGATAATAGTAATGCACTCGTAGTATTAAATGTTGATGGAATGGTTTCTCTCGACACCATCGCCTCACTGGAAAACCTGGAATGCATAAACTCTGCTTACATGTTGAAATTCTAG